ATGTCACCAATGATGAATTAATTTTCCGAATTGATCACCGGTCAATGTCAAGCAATCGTCGTGGCCGTCATCACAACCGAACAGCAATCGCACCTTCTATCATATCATTAGGAGGCGAATCTGATCGGAGCAGAAACATGCTGACTAACCCCCTAGGTCCCCATGGCATGGAAGAAGTCGAGGATATTATTACCAACAATCAACTTGAAGATACTCCAGCGCGTAGATTTGGATCTGGAATCACAGGATTCTGGCTAGCGGAATCATTAATGGATAATAAATCAGTCGAAGGTATAATTGTCAAAAAGACCACTGAAAGGTGGGGTGATATATTCGAAATGTTTTATGAGAATAAAGGATTTTTGGGGAATATTTTACCAGAGATTGTATCAAGGGTGATTAAAAGAAGTTCTGAATTGTGGTGCCAACGTCAACTCGAATACAAGGCACaaaaaatggaagaaaattCAGTAGCAGACCGCACTaggaaaagaaatctcGATGAAATGGCAATGGCAGAAGATGAGGCTGAAAATGCATCCAGTAGAGAGGTATCAGATGTTGTGCATGAATCTGACAATGAGTCTGAGGTAGCTACTGATAATCATGAACCAGTTTATGTCATCATTGATGGCAATGAAGTGGATATCGGAGGGACAGATATTGATCCTGAATTTATTAATGCTTTACCAGAGGACATGCGAGCGGAAGTGCTAGCACAGCACATTAGCGAGCGCAGAGCAGAAGCTCAACAGCAAAATATAAACTCAAGAGAGATAAACGACGAGTTCTTGGATTCAGTGCCAGCCAATATTCgtgaagaaattattgCTGGCGAAAATGTTACCAGAAGATTTTCCCACCTTTTATCCAATAGAAgagttgatgaatttgacGGTGATCTGAGTAGAGATGATCATGACCTGGATAGTGACCAATCGGTGCAGGGAAATACTCaaccaaaatcaaaacgCGTCCACTTCGATCCGTTAGTTGATCGTTCCGGCATAGCTACAATTATCAAAAGTCTTTTCATTCCTCAGCCATATCTTTCTCGCGAATCCTATCACGAgcttttcttcaaactttGCTCCAGTAAGCAAAACCGCAGCGATATAATGAACTTTTTATTGCTAATCTTAACTGAGGGGATAGCTGACCAATTTTCCTTGGAGAAGGTCTTCAACTTGATTTCTAATAAGGCTAACTCTTCCTCCGATCACAAAAATATTGTATACCAGTTACCACCAGATTGCACCCCACTCATTGTTGCGAATCAATGTATTGAGGTACTCCAGTTTATGATTGATTCTGATGCTCGATTGAGATACTTTTTCGTCACAGAACATGATAACCTCATCATTAACAAACCATACGTCAAGACCAAAAAGGACATTTTTTCGAAAAACATGAAGTGGCCAATCAACGCTTTGTTCTCCTTATTTAACCAGAAATTGGTGACTGACGAGACTGTTTTAATGGATCTGTTAACGGATATTTTGGAGTCATGTTCCAAACCTATTACGTCGTTGgttaaaaagaagaatgcaAGCAACtccaaaagaaattttgaGATTCCTGTGATTGAGAAGAAGCATTTGGAACTAATCGTTTCAGTGATCAAATTGGATTCGTGCAATACGAAAATTTTCAAGCAGACCTTGAACCTAATGACCAACCTTTTCTCCATAAAGGATACTCAGGAGATCTTCACTTCGGAGTTGAGAACGTTGGCAATGTCTACGATTTCCCAGTTGATAGCagatttgaatgaattgtGTTTGCAATTGCCTAATGTGAAGAGCGGAACAGAAATCAACTCagaaatcattcaaaaattcacTGCTCCCAGCTCTGAGCAGTCCAAGTTATTAAAGGTTGTAACTGCTGTTGATTATATCTATTCTCATCAAAAGGAAGGAGATACCGAAAGTTCACGCAAGTTAGTTGCATTGTTTAACGAAATGAAACTCGGTGCTGTCTGGGTTGCGTTAAGCAAATGTCTAAGCGcctttgaagaaaaatcaCCTGTGTCTACGTCCGCTACCATTTTACTACCGACTATTGAGTCATTGATGGTTGTGTGTAAAAACAGTAAGGTTAGAGAAGTTGCTGCTGGTCAATTGAAATACACTGAAAAGTCGTACGATTTTGAGACCATACCTGTCGAAGACCTTTTCTTTGAGTTTACTGATCTGCACAAAAAGCtattgaatgaaatgaTTAGAGCCACTCCACAACTTATGAGCGGCCCCTTCCAACTTTTGGTCAAGAATCCTAAGATCTTGGACTTTGATAATAAAAGACACTTCTTCATGGCAAAATTGAGACAAAATACTACAACTCGCCAGAAGCTTTCCATAACTGTTCTTCGTGATCAGGTATTCCTTGATTCATACAGAGcacttttcttcaaatctaaTGATGAGATAAAAAATTGTAAATTGGATATTACTTTCAAGGGAGAAGCTGGTGTTGATGAAGGTGGTGTAACAAGAGAATGGTACCAAGTTCTTTCTAGACAAATGTTCAACCCTGATTACGCATTGTTTATTCCAGTGGGTACGGATAATACCAAGTTCCGTCCGAATAGAACATCGGGTATTAATCCTGAACATTtatcatttttcaaattcgtGGGTATGATAATTGGTAAAGCAATAAGTGATAACTGCTTCTTAGATTGTCATTTTAGCAGAGAAGTTTACAAAAATATCCTTGGTAAACCTGTTTCCTTGAAAGACATGGAATCCTTGGATTTGGAATACTACAAGTCTCTCAACTGGATGCTTGAAAATGACATTACATACGTAATCGACGAAACATTTTCCGTCGATACTGATGATTATGGAGAGCACAAAACTATTGATTTGATACCAAATGGCCGAAATATTCCCGTTACTGAAGAGAATAAGAAGGAATatgttcaaaaaattgtaGAGTACAAGCTACAAGAATCAGTGAAGGACCATATGCAAAACCTTTTGCAAGGTTTCTATGCTGTCATtgataaagatttgatttcaatttttgatgAGCAAGAATTAGAGCTATTGATTAGTGGGTTACCTGACATCGATGTCGATGATTGGAAGAACAACACAACCTACGTGAACTATACACCAACTTGTAAACAGATAAACTATTTCTGGAGAGCGGTGAGATCTTTcgataaagaagaaagggCAAAATTGTTGCAATTCGTTACCGGCACATCAAAATTACCATTGAATGGATTCAAGGATTTGAGCGGTATAAACGGTGACtcgaagttttcaattcataGAGATTACGGCTCCACGGAGAGATTACCATCATCTCACACATGTTTCAACCAACTGGATTTACCTGCATACGATTCATACGAACAATTGCGTGGTTCTTTGTTATTAGCGATTAACGAGGGTCACGAAGGTTTTGGATTGGCATGAGATTTTTGACTATAATATGTACTGATAAATACTACAGCAGTAAATGTTATTTAACTTCATTATTTAGTGAACCTGCTTATGAATGATTTTAAAAGGATGAATATTATCATTGGTTTATTTATTTAGGTTAAAATACGAGTCAGCGAACAACAACCAGCGCTAAGATAAGTAAATACGTTTGTGGAATGAAGGTTCCCAATGCTTGTCAGAGAAAACGACTCTGTGctcaagaaaagaaaggGACATTGCTCATTAACTATGAAATCCAGCATGCATAGTAAACGGCGTGCAGTTATGAGTGCATCTAGCGTAAAATGAGGTGGGGTTTAACAATCAAATATTCTTGCTCTGTTCTAAAGACTTGACGTGAGCTTCCAATCTTCGAATGGAACGATTCATGTCAAGTATGTCATCATTCCATTTCCGCTGTCTTTCCTCAATATCGATCAATCCTAACGTCAACAGACCAGCACTTAGACAACCGATTGAAAATCCAAGAAGGCCAGACTTAAATACTTTAGCCGTTGGTGATCTAAACACTTGTAATGCAACCGGACTAGCTCTCATTAACTCCTTTGTAAGTTTTCAGGGATATCTTGACTTCTGCTTAAGAAATTCCTGGGGTTTATACTTCATATCTACATAATATAAAAACACTACAATGAATATAAACATAGATACGGAAAGGATTGCCATCAACGCAAAATATCCTTTCTCGCTTCCTAcctttatatatatgtatgtcgctccaaaaaaaatggataACAGTCGTCATACATCATAGTTGAAGCGATGCGGCAGAAAAAACCTATCAGAACTATTCAAGGAGCTTTACCGGGATTCCGTTCAATAAATTCCTCTCCCCCTCCCCCCACCCTTGCAAGGAATTCTATCAATTACGCGACGCCAAAGAGATCAGTGAAGAGGGTTGCGTTGGAAACAGAAGAGTGATGCTGGCCCTCATAGGCTTGAGCCCAGTCTTTCAATGCCAGACGGAGAAACATAGACTTTCACGTATCTAGCTCCGCATCCCGAACTGACTTTAACCATTCAGTATTTCTCAGACTAAAGGCAAACCGAATCTCTTCAGTCATCGAATAAAGCACCTACTTTCACTGGAAGGCCTTGGGATAGAGAGAGAAGTTTAGTACGTAGCATTATGTAAGCACCCTTAGAGCTTGTAAAAAACCacatcaacaaaaaataGGCTGCTCAAACTGAACACCCACACTGCACCTATTGCACCGCGTTCATTTTTCAGCTTTTGTGGCAAACCTGATAGAGGAAAACAGGGAAGTAACTGGTAAAGACACCGTAGAAAACATTTTCTACGGCCTTCCTTGTAATGTTTTTCCGGGATCAAGGTTTATTGTCTGAATTCTATGTTAACTCCTGAAGAAAACCTGGAGAAGAAATGCATTTCTGTGTCTACTTAGAATGAGCGATTTcttgtaaaaaaaaaactggGGTAAAATCGGAGGTATTTGGATAAATTATGGAGGAAAAGAGGTGAATCTCCACTTTTTTGTTCGCTGGAGAATGGGGATTCAATTTCAGCACCCCCGGGACTAATGGAAATATCGGCAATGTAGTGAGTCAGGACTTATGACTACATGCGATGGCTTTGTTAGGATTAATGGAGATGTCGTTGTTTGCAAAATCCCTAAACGTCCAGTGCCAtatgtcacgtgataatTTTCTCTGTCGTTGATCGGTGTATACTAAGATAAGTGAGAATTACAAAATATGTAGTTATACAATTCAATTTAGTGTACATAGttcatatatattatatgCATACACATAAAGTCTATACTGTCTCTGTGAACAGTCCCAGGTCGCAATGAGAAGAATCTTAATTTACTATTCTTATCACTACTACTCCTGTGATTTTTGATCATTTTCGttgttcttgttttttGTGGAACCTTCGTCAGATTCGTTCTCGAATGGCAATACACCAATCCACTCCCAACATTTCATGATCTCCCCGTGGATTTCCATCAATGTCGACTTCACATTGGTATTACCATCTAATTTCTTGGTAGTCAGAGCCCAAAGCCTGTTCTTCTCGTTCAAATCGTTCATATCATTTAAGATCAAATCTCTCAATTGCACAGATGACATGTATCTCGGTTGTTTTTGCAGGATAATCGCTTGTTGCAACCTCTTGATCACTTGTTGTGAAATCTTTTctattctttctctttcttgtaGCTTTTTAGAAATGTaccttttcaaaagttggaCTATTACTAGTAAAGATACAACGGTCAGaatgattctttgatatcttttcCAAGTTGTGTGAACTTGCCTTTCAAATTGGCATTTCAAACCGATGTACTTCTTAGACGTAGATCGAAAATACCCCTGCTGGAattctgtttcttgaaaatgtcCCTCCGgtctttcaatttcaacgTCCCAGTTGGATGTATCAATGTCGTTGGAGTCTCCTGAAATAGTATTGTTTCCTGATCTTGTTGGTAACTGTAAACAGAAAAAATTGGGATGCTCATTATTATGAACGAAAAGGTTGTTAGTAAAACATATTATTGTTTGTATTATTGTCAATCTCTGGTAATATAAATAAATCACAGAAGGACGCTACCGCGATATGCATATACATATTCGTCAATTCTTCGCCGCGGCTCCAATACTTCGAGTTTATTTATCACGAGGTTGATCTTAAACATATACTCACTTGCCTCCAAATAATCTCAGGTTCCTCTTTCAAGTCAACCTCGACTTGTTGCCACAATGCGTCGAACTCTTCGTCATTGATCCATGGCTTTTTGGACTCATAGAAAATTTCGTAAAGCTCTGCATTACTAATTCCGCTCTTATagtcatcttcatcttcaccaCAAGATTCTTGGGCGTTTTTAGTTCTTAAGAGTTCAAGCGTCTTTTTGACAACTTCTTGTACAAGCTTCTGCTTTCTGGAGTCCTTCACACACTTAGCATGAACAGGAATCAACCCATGAAGAGATAATGGAGATTCTTCGACAATGTATCCCGGCTTACATTTGATCTCCAAATAAGGGTAACATATGGCATCGCTTGGACATGGGATACAATGTGGTTTGAAACGTTCTAATTGGTTTTCGAATTCGTTGATATATGGATTAGAATATTCTCTACCAAGAGTTGGAATGTCAACCTCAGAAGCACAGAAGCCAACAGCGATTCTTTGTTCACGATACCACAACGCAAACAAAATCGGCAACAGTATTAATAAAAACGAAATGACTTTCAGTAAGAAGCGCCCAGTTGATATCAATCCTTTTCTAATTATCGAAGAGATGTTAGTTTCTTGAGTAGGTATTTCGTCTGTTTTATTCTTAGCGGCCTCAATTATTGAGGTAGGATCCTTAACAATTGTACGCTCACCCTCATCACCCCCATCAACTTCGTTTTCATCCTCTAACAAATTTTCTGACTGCTCTTCGGTTGCAGATTTTGGGACCTCTTCCTCgctttcttcatccttgGCAAAAGTTTCTGCTTTTGTAATAGTGGTATCGCTCTCTTCCCCGGTTTCAGTAATAATAGATTGGTTCACTTGTTCCTGCAATTTTTTTACTTCTCTTAAAGTTGGCAGTTCAGTCGCTGGAACTTCCGGCAGTTCTTTCTTGACTGACTCTTGTTCTACTTTTTGCAAGGTTTTGGCTGGTTTGGAATCCTCaacctttttcttgattgGTGTGGACTCACTAGTAGATGGGTTCAAGGACGAATCTGTCACTGATGGGAATTCGGCTCTAGTCTTTAATGATTGCTCGTTTGGGATATCCGACAATATGCTATTTGCTTCTGGAAATTcagatttctttggttttGCTGTTTTCTTGATGGAAAAGTTTATGAAGCTATCGTCTTTACCAGTCTCATCTGATGCATCATCTGACGATTCAAATTTGTCTATAATCAATGATCTGTGAGGTGATTTGATAGGTGATTTCGtggtaattttttttgcaaTCGGGGACCCAATCTCTTCCGATTTGACCTTCTTTTTCGTTTTACGAGTCTTTTTCACAGGTTTGGTATCTTCGGTATCACTGCGCTGACCATCCTCATCCTTTgtccttttctttctcttctttgaaacagGCCTCTCACCATCTTTTGCCTCATTTTCCTCCTTGATGGTTGATTTCTTAATAGCCTTTGCCTTGGTCAAAGATTTCTCCAGGGATTCTGGAGTAGTtgatttcctttttttgCTTTCGCGCTTTTTCTTCGTAACCTTAACACTGGGAATAACAAGCGGACTGAGACCTCCATCTTTCTCTAAATTCTTTCTAATACTGCCCAAATTATCCTCAACGAGTTTTACCAAAGAAGCCTTCTTATCATGTGCTTTGAACCCGATCTCATTGCTAGTTAACacagttttcaattgtgCGATCTTCAATGTcgaaagatcaaaatcGTCTTTCAAGATAGAGTCATTGAAACTGCTATCAGCAGCACTGCTATCCTCCTCCTTACTCATATTGATCAGAGGTATAATATAGCACACCAAACTGCCTGCTATACtaatcaatcaattttttcctctttcaattcaacCTTTTTCCCATCGAAACGATGAATCGATTATACGATTTGTTTATGTGTTTATTGtgtttgttgttgatgtttaCTTTCAAGAGATTTTGGTGGGAGATTTTCAagtccgggtaatgaaAATGGGAAAACGGTAACTTCCGTCGCGTATTGAGTTAGGGTAGTACTGACCGTCGCATTTTGACATGAAATTGCTGTTATTACGTTACTTACTGTCTGTATATCTCAATTCCTAATTTGCAATACTGCAATTCAAATTGTAAGATTGGAATGCAAACAATTGTGGTGCTTGTCTCTTCAATGTTTGTCTTCTTCACCTTTGTTTTGCTTATATAATAGCAACCTTCACTGTAGATTTATTATTCAGAAAAAAACCGGTATATAAGAACCACCTTTAACTTCAGAAGAGGGATCTCATCTTGAAATCCCCTAATTTTATCAAATCCCGATATTGGTTATGTTGGATGGAATCAGCTGCTCCTATCCACATATAATATCATTCACACAATGGCTGACTTTAGGAATATTATGCAGGTACTAAAAGAATGTGGAACTTCCAGGGTTGTTAAGCATATGGAGCCGGAAAGGTACTTGCAGTCAGTCGGCGCAGCCAAGGAATTATACCAgaataaagatgaagaatcattgaaaaggcAAAAACTGGTGTTTCATACTCCGAGACCAGTGACAACCGAGAACAATGGTGTTCCTCACTTTTCTTTCGGTGTTCCGGAGGAACGTCCTCATTATAAGTTCATGGCTCACAGTAAAAAGGCATTGGAAGATTTACAGTTGAAAAGTGATTCGTCATTAATAAACATTTGCCAGGGGTCAGACGTGTACATCGATGAATCGAGAGAAATTTTTCCTTATAGTCTCGCTTATGCCGGGTTTCAATTCGGTGAGTTTGCAGGACAATTGGGGGACGGAAGAGTTCTCAACCTTTTCGATATCAAGGATAAGGAATCTAAACTGCAAACCGTCCAGTTAAAAGGGAGTGGATTAACTCCATATTCAAGATTTGCTGACGGGAAAGCTGTAGTCAGATCAAGTATTAGAGAGTTTCTCATATGTGAGAGTTTGCACGCCATTGGTATTCCGTCTTCTAGGGCATTGCAAATCTCATCGCTACCGAAGACTAGAGCAAGAAGATCTGTTTTTGAGCCTTGCGCTGTGATAACGAGATTTGCACCAAGTTGGATAAGAATCGGTAATTTTGATTTGTTTAGATGGAAACAGGATGATGAGGGTCTCTTGAAATTAGCAGACTTTTCAATCAATCATGTTTTCGAAGGATTGAAAGACTACAGAGACACTGTTGCATTAAACAGCTTCAGTGCAAATTATTTCGAAGGAACGTCTGATACTGTGAACAACAAAGAGCTACGTTCGTCAAAGGTCGATGATGGTTTGACAAATTACGATAAATTATTCAGACACATAGTCACGTTGAATGCAGAGTGTGTGGCATACTGGCAAGCATATGGGTTCTGTAACGGTGTCTTGAATACAGACAACACTTCAATTCTAGGTCTTTCTATTGACTTTGGTCCATTTGGATTCATGGACAAGTTCCAACCACAATATACCCCAAACCACGACGATTATAATTTGCGTTATTCTTTTGCCAACCAACCCACTGTTATATGGTGGAATTTAATCAAGCTTGCCGAAGCTCTTGTTATACCCTTAGGTGTAGGTCCAAGTTTAATTGATAAACTTCCAACGACTAATCGAGGAGAGTGGAAAGATCCAGAAATTGAGAAGATATCCAAAAGGGCTACAGCAATAATTAATCTAACTGGTTTAGAATATGAATTCAGGTTCACAACAAAATATGCAGATTTGATGGCAAAAAGATTAGGTTatgatttgaatattcCTGCTACCTTAACGGACGATAATTTAAAATCTGTCGCTGAAAAAGTGACTGCTTTTACTACGGACATCATCGAACCTATTTTGAGAATCTTGACGGTATCTGGTGTTGATTACAATAGCTTCTTTTTGGCTTTACAGAATTACGATGGTAATTTCCTAGATGAAGGAGGAATTAATGGAGTAGATGATGGTCTTTACAGAGTTTTCTTTAATGAAGAACAAACCAAGAAGATCAATGATTATTACATTGGGCAAGAACAAGACGACTCCGGAGAGACGAGAAAGCTaattgaagaagcagaagTCCTATCAAACTGGTCAAAGGACTATAAACAATTAATTTCAGACTACCCAGAAAGAGTCAAAATAGCGAAACAATTCAATCCGTTATTCATCCCCAGAAACTATATACTTGAAAGTGTTGCAAACCATTACACCGATGAGCAGCGTAATGAACTCAACGACCCGGATGCAAAATTGGACAATGGCCCTCTTCAGAAATTAATATTGATGGCAACCAACCCATATGATAAATCAGCTTGGGATAGTTCTTTTTTACCCGAACTAGAGAAAAAATGGACGAATGTCACtgaggatgaagatttgttgatgaCCCAGTGCAGCTGCTCTAGTTAAGTATATATTCACCCTTTCTATTTTTTCACTTGCTACTTGTTAATTTCCAAAACCAACCAACCCTCAGAAGACATGTGCTAGTGACAAAACGTACTATCTGGAACTCAGTGCTAGAATCTAGATTGATGATAAGTAATAAACAAGTTATACAGTGAACTCTGCGTTAATGAAATTTATTTCGCAATATGGCTGATTGTTGATGTTATTTGGATCTAGAAACTGTTGGAAACGTCAGTTTCAAAACTTGATCTCAATCCAAAGGCCAAAAGTATAAAAAGGCACATGTGTCTGCATTATTACACCCCAAAACAATAAATGGGAGGTCACCAACGACCATGTTTGCCCATATTACTGGTATGCAGAAgacaaaaaagaatatcttTGAGCCTTTACCTTCTCAGAGTTTAAGCCGGTTACCAACTCCATTTTACAAACTTGACGCCTATGATTGTCCTATAAATTTTAGTGAGATATCAGAATCATCTGATAGCTTTTCAAAGGAGCTTGAAAGCATTATCGAGAAGGTGATGTCTGAAAGTAATTGTGCCTCTTCTTCCTGTGAAACATCTGTTAAGTCTGAAAAAATGCCAaatgacaaaaaaaattcagtAGAGTTGAAACTTATGAATGATTTTTTGTCGCAATCTATCTCAGAGTCAAAAGATGAAGCCGAATCCAATGGCCAATTTAACAGCACCAATGCTATTGGGTCTGTAATTGACAAGAAAAATATTCCAGAAACAACACCAGAAGAATATCTATCTATTGACGGTCAGGAATATGCCTCTCAGCAAGttacaaaaagaaaattgaaaggTGATTGGACAGGAGAACCAGTTTCTGAGGTTGCTGTTGATAACAACACCaatattcaacaaaatgCTAGAGGAGTTATCATGATGAAGTTAGTAAAGAGTTACATCAAAATGCAGAACTTTATTGACAGATACCCAATATACACTGCTGGGGATATTATGCGTCAAAAAGCAGCTCTTGttcatttcaaaaagaaaattgataatGAGAAGGTTAGAGAGGGTTCCCATATGGCAAAACAATGTTGTTACACCATACTTCTGGGGCCATATTATTTAGGCAAGATGCTTTACAAGcagttcttgaaatctttgataaaATACTCTATTGAACATCTAGAGGAATTCAAAGACACCGATTATCAGGAAGTCTTAAACTTTGCAAAGATCCAAACAGTCAAcattgattcttcttcgaaatcGTCAATGCTTTACAGGCAGTGGATGCAGACTGCCAATGAAGTAGCACTGACGCCAGTTTCCAGTTACAGAAAACTCGGTACTAACACCAGTTCTTTGTTGCCTTCTATTGAAGGTTAATTGTAGGTTGATTAACAAAACAAAGTTACtcagaaagaaaaggacAATAATAACCGTGAAAAA
The genomic region above belongs to Kluyveromyces lactis strain NRRL Y-1140 chromosome B complete sequence and contains:
- a CDS encoding uncharacterized protein (similar to uniprot|Q03707 Saccharomyces cerevisiae YML034W SRC1), with product MSKEEDSSAADSSFNDSILKDDFDLSTLKIAQLKTVLTSNEIGFKAHDKKASLVKLVEDNLGSIRKNLEKDGGLSPLVIPSVKVTKKKRESKKRKSTTPESLEKSLTKAKAIKKSTIKEENEAKDGERPVSKKRKKRTKDEDGQRSDTEDTKPVKKTRKTKKKVKSEEIGSPIAKKITTKSPIKSPHRSLIIDKFESSDDASDETGKDDSFINFSIKKTAKPKKSEFPEANSILSDIPNEQSLKTRAEFPSVTDSSLNPSTSESTPIKKKVEDSKPAKTLQKVEQESVKKELPEVPATELPTLREVKKLQEQVNQSIITETGEESDTTITKAETFAKDEESEEEVPKSATEEQSENLLEDENEVDGGDEGERTIVKDPTSIIEAAKNKTDEIPTQETNISSIIRKGLISTGRFLLKVISFLLILLPILFALWYREQRIAVGFCASEVDIPTLGREYSNPYINEFENQLERFKPHCIPCPSDAICYPYLEIKCKPGYIVEESPLSLHGLIPVHAKCVKDSRKQKLVQEVVKKTLELLRTKNAQESCGEDEDDYKSGISNAELYEIFYESKKPWINDEEFDALWQQVEVDLKEEPEIIWRQLPTRSGNNTISGDSNDIDTSNWDVEIERPEGHFQETEFQQGYFRSTSKKYIGLKCQFERQVHTTWKRYQRIILTVVSLLVIVQLLKRYISKKLQERERIEKISQQVIKRLQQAIILQKQPRYMSSVQLRDLILNDMNDLNEKNRLWALTTKKLDGNTNVKSTLMEIHGEIMKCWEWIGVLPFENESDEGSTKNKNNENDQKSQE
- the FMP40 gene encoding Fmp40p (similar to uniprot|Q08968 Saccharomyces cerevisiae YPL222W FMP40 The authentic non-tagged protein was localized to the mitochondria) — translated: MADFRNIMQVLKECGTSRVVKHMEPERYLQSVGAAKELYQNKDEESLKRQKLVFHTPRPVTTENNGVPHFSFGVPEERPHYKFMAHSKKALEDLQLKSDSSLINICQGSDVYIDESREIFPYSLAYAGFQFGEFAGQLGDGRVLNLFDIKDKESKLQTVQLKGSGLTPYSRFADGKAVVRSSIREFLICESLHAIGIPSSRALQISSLPKTRARRSVFEPCAVITRFAPSWIRIGNFDLFRWKQDDEGLLKLADFSINHVFEGLKDYRDTVALNSFSANYFEGTSDTVNNKELRSSKVDDGLTNYDKLFRHIVTLNAECVAYWQAYGFCNGVLNTDNTSILGLSIDFGPFGFMDKFQPQYTPNHDDYNLRYSFANQPTVIWWNLIKLAEALVIPLGVGPSLIDKLPTTNRGEWKDPEIEKISKRATAIINLTGLEYEFRFTTKYADLMAKRLGYDLNIPATLTDDNLKSVAEKVTAFTTDIIEPILRILTVSGVDYNSFFLALQNYDGNFLDEGGINGVDDGLYRVFFNEEQTKKINDYYIGQEQDDSGETRKLIEEAEVLSNWSKDYKQLISDYPERVKIAKQFNPLFIPRNYILESVANHYTDEQRNELNDPDAKLDNGPLQKLILMATNPYDKSAWDSSFLPELEKKWTNVTEDEDLLMTQCSCSS
- a CDS encoding uncharacterized protein (no similarity), with amino-acid sequence MFAHITGMQKTKKNIFEPLPSQSLSRLPTPFYKLDAYDCPINFSEISESSDSFSKELESIIEKVMSESNCASSSCETSVKSEKMPNDKKNSVELKLMNDFLSQSISESKDEAESNGQFNSTNAIGSVIDKKNIPETTPEEYLSIDGQEYASQQVTKRKLKGDWTGEPVSEVAVDNNTNIQQNARGVIMMKLVKSYIKMQNFIDRYPIYTAGDIMRQKAALVHFKKKIDNEKVREGSHMAKQCCYTILLGPYYLGKMLYKQFLKSLIKYSIEHLEEFKDTDYQEVLNFAKIQTVNIDSSSKSSMLYRQWMQTANEVALTPVSSYRKLGTNTSSLLPSIEG